One Lytechinus pictus isolate F3 Inbred chromosome 11, Lp3.0, whole genome shotgun sequence genomic window, CTGTATACTCACTTTTGATCCAAAAGTTAAAGATACAGAGGTTCGTGCAGATGCTGTTGTTGGTGCTGCCATTGAGGATTCGATGTTGGATGAAGGTCAACTTCCTGAAGCTTAACAATAAAAAGCGAAGTATCTTGTTCTGTCATCTCCATATATGcgtaattattatgactacaACTCCAGTCTTAATAGGTGAGGAAGCTATATATCTCCAGTATGCAAGGCTAGATCTCTTGGCGTAGTCTTTGATAGAACAATGAGCATTAAGAAACACACATCACATGTCTGCCAATCTGCATATTACCTGCTCCACAGAATTGCTGAGATCAGACATTGTCTTACATGAGGTGGTGCGGAAAATATCATCCATGACCGCATAACCTCTGGACTTCTTCAACTGTCTCTATGCTGGTTTACCTTTTTAACCATAGGACACactgtgaaaatttgttctgcaTTGGGCAGTGACGGGCTGGAAACCTTCTTGTTTTGCCCATgttttaaccatggagctaatctgtgtttagccccttgtttttatcatttcctcttCTGTATTCAGTAACGTTCGCCAAAGAATCTTCCGAGGCAAGGATTGGATAGAAGCTGTGGTTTTCAGTTATCACTTTGATGGTCGACTTGGGGGAAATGTATcgttgccaaataaataaataaatcggtaatgaccaaaaaaaattagtaagtgatccagtaatacagaccctttgcatttattacaaattattcTTTGGTTAACTGCCATGATTGCAGTTCTGATGGAGCTGaatcaaagatataattttgctGCAAGGATGTTAACAATGTACTGATACTTATATCCGATTGATAAACTACAGATctgttataaaacattttaatatatctatttcaagaaatttaagttcagcatgattacaggttttccaacttctaaactctttttttcttacgggttcattgaacatgttgaatttggtaattgtcatgattatagtaTCAGCATCAATGTTTTTATAATGGGCATGTCTACTATACCTTgcaagtatattactttctatatacaggtgtgggtgtgggagcatgtgtgtgtatttgttccTGAATACAATAACAGTTgtggcaaaataattttttcaaatgATTCAATAATTGAAGCTTAATATTTGTCTGCCATTGATATTAGATATTTAAAGATCTCATATCATACATATACAAAGtaaatggcagaaaatacaagaacacaaaataaatatcaaagaacaataagatacatataaaaattgacttgaatattatatttaagggccaaacaattatcataatgatacaaatgctatttgtacccaaaataataaacattttaggtgtaattatcaaattatagcataatattgcaaaatatgcataaatttgcttaattaattagccgcaaacagaaataacaaattttcccgAATGGTACATGTTATGTATGgaggattttgcagtatccatttcggtgaaagcgaatattataaaagaatattgtagaaataagattataaatggtcaatttggcagccgttttgtttatgcaaattaggtggttaaaacatgaaaaattggcttgGGGACCGGTCTTATCAAATTCAGCACATTCAAATTAGGTGAAATagaccggttcccaacttttaccccaaaatgctcctTGAACTCAAATTCTCCCCATATTGGTCTTgtctattatttattttttttaattcaggtCAGATGAGTACATGCCACTGAAACATATTCAAAGTCAACGTAAGTTCACAAGTTTTACATTTACCTGGTTTTCAAAATATGAAGAGAAAGAAGTAATGAACACGAGCTTGTGTAATTTTGCCATCAGCAAGCCATTTATATGAAGAAATCCTTTAGTGATTTTCCACTTTCATGTAAACCCTTGAAAGATGGTTCATGAGAATATACATTGATGTGCCAATACGTAGAATCAGTGTCAACATAATCAAAGAGATGATATCTCGTCGATTGCAAATGACATATGAATGACAGTTTAGATATAAATCCCACTTGTAACAATATAAAAATGAGTGCGTACATAATACAACAAAATGACCACTAAAGTGCCTTTATAACAAATATTACGTGACAAAGGAttataaatgaattgatataattgctgagaaattagcaaaataaacatGGCATTCTAGCCAGCAATAATGATACACCGTCTCTCATGCATGTCATGTGCCTATATATGTgattggcgatcttcagtgtgaccagtttttagcttagatttcagagttttttatttcacaaagttcagtttatgcaACTTTGCAATCATATAGTGACAGTGACCCTTGAttgtacatacttttttcattaaatCAGTGATTAAATCATTCATCTTTATATAGCAATTATAAGACTGATGAGAATCTCTTTTGACATAGATTTCGGCATTATTGAATATGTGAAAGGTATCATTGGAAACAACCTATATCGGTTTTCAAGGCTATCGTGGCAgcgttttttaatatttttcttcaaattttatattgtattttctgGGGTCATACCTGGCGAACGATATCACTCAATCCTTTTCATTGGTATATGTCAGTAAACGTTCACCCAAGTTTGAATCTGTCTTTCAATAGGCCTCAATActtgaaggacaagtccacccaaacaaaaagttcatttgaataaaaagagaaaaatccaacaagcatatataactgaaaatttcataaaaatcagatgtaaaataagaaagttatgacattttaaagtttcgcttaatttcacaaatcagTTATACTTACATCCTGGTCTggatgcaaatgaggagactgatgacatcatccactcactattcattttttatttcattacatgaaatatgaaataatttaaatttctcctctttgtcaagtaaaacaatgattaattcctccatgaacatgtggaattagcattgtttaatactatatggctcagtcaagttggtccttattgtcaaatctgtaaaaaattaaatattgtatatttcaaacaatagaaaacaaaagaaatagtgagtgagggacatcatcgaccgtctcatttgcatgtcactgagatgtgcatatcaatgttttgtgaaaaataagcgaaactttaaaaatgtcataactttcttattttacatccgattttgatgaaattttcagcgttatgctaatttgatttttttctatttattcaaataaaaatttatctggggtggacttgacctttaattgctTGAAACAGAGGAGTATGACGTTGTCGTGATCATTGATTGTCTAGTCCCTTTAAAAGGGATGTCCACATCAACAGAAaattgattcgaataaaaataaatgctgGAAATATCAGTATTCTATCTCATGATAAGAATTacataatattaaaattttaagattttatatCAAGGAAGCTCTTGATTGAATCATAGTAGGTTACAATGAcgtcaaatcaacattttcaagGAAGAATCAACATCACattataatgaggagaaaattgaaatatttcatatatttaaaaaacgtGCCATTTCTTGtacttatatttattttttgctgtTTTGTTTTCTAAGTGCCTTCAGCATTAATTTAAAACGGAAAAGACGCTATAAATAttgtatgtattattattattttatataaatgaaacacaaaataaaaaataagtatgTGACGTCATCGTTTTTTCATTGCATCCCGATatgcaaataactgttttgtgacatTAATCGAAACTTTGCATTGTAAACCTTTTTCTTATCCTAAATTCTATTTTCAGcgtttatcttattttttctcactttatttaaatcaactttttggcGTGAATTTCCTATTTGAATAATCTCTTTGTAGGTTCACATGATGCACTTCCCTCTACCCCTTCCTCTGAGGCCTTGTATGAGGATATTGATGCAGTGCCAGAAGTGGGAACCTACGCTAACATGCCGTCTGTCGAAAACACACATACGCCCATCGTTCTCGACCAACTTATCACATATGTGACAAAGAAGACTAATTCAGAGTCTGGTTTTAAGGAAGATTTCCAAGCAAGTTTTGTTGttctcctctttttattcaccACCCTGTAACCCTTACATGTACCTCTCTCAATACAAGAAATGTTTCAGATTTTTGTTTTAGAATTATAATGAAGTTTTTCTTAGCcatataaaaacattattttaaaataatactgTTAATTACCActgtttcaaataaatatttcacataTCTATCACATTATATTTTTCCTCGGTAAAGCAGAGCTAATCCTATCCTTATAGGGAGATTCAATTTGGCATATTTAAACgtaacattattatcattacctgTGTCATTTATTCCGGTCTACAATTTGTAATGAAGTGCTTCAAAAGAGTTCTAAATGTAGTGGTAGAAATGATTTTTAATCtatgaaaaaattataacttCATCAGTGTtgttttccacttttttttttcaacacaaGACCATTCCGGCTGGGCAGTTGCACCCTTGGAACGTGGCGAAAAGGACCGGAAACACACAGAAGAACAGATACCGGAACATCATTGCCtgtaaataggcctataatttttatttacattgtgTCTTTCATTTGAGAACGGTAGCCATGAACGCGAAGGTAACATACTTTGATATTCCAAATACTTAAACTGCTATAACATGTATGGATATCGAAAGCATTCAATATAGAGCAACGTGATTACACTCCATATCCTTACCTCTTTCACAAATACCTACAGTTATTTTACCTTACCAAAGTTCCATAGAATTCATATATAATCTCCCACACACACCCCTTTTTTGGTTTACCATAAcgataaatgaaaaaagtacAAGCTATCCAAAAGTCTGCGGCAAGAATAGTTACTCATACCtgacaatataaatcaattacCTCTgtccaggggcgtcgatccatttttcagatgggggggggggcaaaatcatgaatcaacgttcaaAAGGCGCTCGATAacacaaaacaaacacacacacccccacacacataggcctatatatatatgactcactcggagaaagagacacatacctcaccaacaaattaatgcgagcgcgaagcgcgagctgaaattttttagtatcctgacctgaaaacgggaaaaggtacctgtttaggattgtttgtagtaactcatgagttggatacacatctcactacacagataatgcgagtgccgagagcgagctgaaatttctttatattctgacgtgaaagcttgatattctaagcatattTGGTATTtggtatctaaaaaaataatagatacgagcgcgaagcgcgagctgaaaatcttgATATTTCTATCTGAgcaaatgacagtttaatggacgtttttaatgaagaacaagatatatatccaacaaaagattatcgCAAATCGAAGCGGGTGTTCTTTTggggtttagaactgaaaacgggacattctattcacctattttatcatgaaaagtatgggtttttgctacagaaatgatgcgagcgcgaagcgcgagctgaaagtttttataTTACAATCTGAAAAGcgaacattttgagcacgattttaaataaataacGAGTTGTGTATGtaaatctcgcttgctgatttctgtgtaatatttcaatttttttattttatttttgcacatgcggaattattgggggggggggcaaacgatatatttgcccccccccccaatattttctttggttgggcaatcccccccccccctgcccccagGATCAACGCCTCTGCCTCTATCCTACTGAAATTACTTAGGCTTCCAGTTCATTCCCATATTTTGCTTTATATCATCAAGATTGCATTCTTTATCTTTTTAGATGACCACTCTAGAGTCAAATTGCCCCTCCTTGATAACGATCCGCATTCAGACTATATCAATGCGAACTTCATTGACGTGAGTATATATACTAAAATACACATTTCAAATCTATGTATACTGCAAGTTATGTTATTATCTCATGTTTCGTAATGTTTTTCATAAATGTCTTGCTACGATGATTTATATCTCATTAGGTTTTGCGttatttatgattttcattttatctgcACTTTCTGCTAAACCATCTTATACAAAATGTTaccatttttaaaatcattattgttatcaagtAAGAGCATGATAACGATAAAAAAGAGGATTTATTCAAGCAGACAAAAGCGAATTCCGGCCTGTTATATGTGTGTTTGTGGGTTTGGTATCATGGTATAATAgtatattttaagcatttcactCCACCATCATTTCTTCAGTCGTTGGTATATTTTTTGTAGTCTTTTTTAAGCACAAAATGACGTTTTATAGACTGTAATTATTTACCTTGAGTTTATGTTTTTGATTTATTatgaaatctttgaaaaaaataaattatgttgaaaagaatgtgggtgagggtgtgtgtgtgtataagaaCTAAAATCTACGAAGGAAATCGATCATGATTGCATGTATATTGCATACACTGTGTTTATCCAATAATTTGTGTCACTATTCCTTCTATGTAATTTTCCACTAAAGCTAGACAGGGGTCATATTTTTATCCATGAAATTGATGTAGTTTTATGTATACCGCTTTACTGTTTCATCAcacatttgatttattttacagGGATACAATTATTCCAGAAAGTACATTGCTGCCCAAGGTAATTATATCATAAATTGCGTTCACAACAAGTACAGGACAAAATTGtacttttaaaggggaagtgaactgtgtgtggtctctcattgactgtgtgttataaatacatagtcttaaaatatacgtttttcagatatctacagagaataaattgacctattaTTGTATTCGTATAGAGAAACGAAAATGTTTTAAGAGGAAAAGTTATTGttttttgctacttggtaacatacttattgcggtataaatgtattgagtagtcaATAAGCATgatatcattcaagtgggtctatattactagactgcACTAGCATTATGcatcaggaaactggccagatatgagtagttgaggactcgagatggcgctttTGGTTCGTATCTACTTTAAATTTATCAATGAAAGGTGCAAGAAAACTGAGTATAAGTCTTCTGGTAATACCACAGCAGTAGACTACACAACAGTattgtcatcaaaatcgatACAAACTTCTCACTTTGTAGTTGTACGGTTATCGTCAAAGCATAACAAATTTCCACCGCGGAAAACTGCCATGAAACAATCCCCAGATGTTACAGTGTAATTTCATGTTTCTGACAAtgagacaaaatataaattaagtTCATCTATACCAGCTAGAAAGAGGAAAGTCTTATTGCAGAAAGGGAACATGTCTTATTGACTGTGATGTAATGATATTCACAGTATTCAGATCTAAATATTTGCAAGGAAAAGGGGATtatagaataaaaatattattgaccAAAAGTCATAAAGATTTTTTCGTTTGATAGTCACCCCTTCAGTTTCTCTTGTTCTTTTAGACAGGTCCAGTCTCACACCAAAAAGACTGGGCTAAATTTGATGCCTATAATGAAGACGGTGGGCTGAATTACCCCCCTCCCCATCTACTTACATTCTCGGCGCGATTGCAACTAAAATCAACAAGCGCGTTACCCAAGGCATAATCTAGTAAATCTGTACAATCAAATTCTTCCAAAGAGCTCATTACGAATAAATTAGGCTAATTTATGCCTAAAATGAACATTGCTCTAGTTTACTAAGGACTAAAGTACTATATTTATTCACTGACATTTTATAatattctgatcaaatgtattataaaaaacttttttatcaCAATTCTctgatatattttattattttttgttagtttatgtattttttgttgttgttattgtgtTTTAATGAAATCGTTGGGGACTTTtttctgaccataaacaaaaagagtttaatcagtaaaagtagtaATAATGAGGCATAAATTAATTTGGCtagaaacattatttgcattggatttgtacacaaattcacgtttttgagtaagTTTTgatctgcatgcacttacgaaatgttgtgtaatttcggaAACATGTACCtcgcatcgcaaatttggtatTAAAATAAAAGTTGCGCTAGACTTGATAGAAAAGGTCAGGAATTGCCGCGACACGATTTTTTTTCGCGTTGCCGATTTATAACGAAAATTTCGAGGGGTCGGGGTGGGGAGGgtgggggctgaatcagcccccagTCTTATCAGGGTTAATATTGTTTCAAAATTTTATCTTAGCAATATGATAGTATTGCTGAATTTATTATATTGCCTTGAACATGATAACATAAATATTGTACATGCAGGACCCAACGCGGCATCGGTTCAGGATTTCTGGCGAATGGTATGGGAGGAGGACTGTGGGAAGATTGTCATGCTCACCAACTTGATAGAGAATGATAAGGTTATTTTGTCCTATTTTTCATTCGAGAAGTTTTAATTCATCTAATGCATGCATTGAAGTAGAAACAAATCCATTCCATTGCAGTTACGCAATAATCCACAGGAGGAATGTTACTTTGTGTGAGAgggtttttttatttatttatttcgttttatttatacagggtAGCCCCATCAGTAGCCATGTACTGTTTTCCAGGGGGTCctgtaaacaaatatttacaatataacaaacaagcaaattacATAAGGAAAAACAAATAGAACATGCAAAATAATCAGAAGTGAATACATGGAAAAAAGATGATGGTACATAAGTACAATGTAGGGAAGTAACGTTAATTCATCTAGATTTCAATCAGCATTACAATACAGGAAAAATACCCCCCCCTacatttcaattatttaaattcAGGTTAATCAATGTTATTGCTACTCAATGTAAATAGTTCATACGAAAATTTACTAGTGGAAACGaaaatatgcaaatcatcaactattttccatgaaattaaCAGAGAAactcataattatttcatatgtgACAATCTTTAACATGACTTGTGTTGCATGTAGTTaagatacatgtaattcatacaatattaaaaagCCTATATCTGTGCTTCACATACTGATGTCTGCATGTTGCAAAGAGTGAAGGGGCTGTTTCctgggtgtgtgggtgtgtgagtaTTTGTGCACTGGAGTTACGATATGGGGATGTATATTGGTGTTACTGTGTAGTGCATGTGCGTGTGGCGATGAAAGAGTTAGTGAATGTGAGGCTGATATTTGGCACGTGGGTGAGGGTTATATTTTGTGTGTGAGaccataattattataatgtgCATAATAATTGTAAACCATAGTAATGCTGTAATCTtgatataataacattttttatatcGAATTCTGCTGTATATTTCTATATTCTTATAGAAAAAGTGTGAAAAGTACTGGCCAGACAGAAAAATGGTGTATGGAAAGATTGTTGTTGCATTAGATAGTACTGAAGTAGACACACATTACACGGTCAGGAAATATAATCTAAAGGTGAGTATTATTAATTGATATTTGTTgctgtaaacaaaatatatcttatcTTCTTTGTTATTTTAGTAGTTTAATGACTTTTGTcacaaagaaatattttctattaCATGTTACACGAACTTTCTCTCAAAGAATTGCAAAATTCTTGATTGTTCTTAAGATTAAAGTGAGGTGCAAGTCTATAAGTGAAATTAGAAAATCCTCATAAAAGAGACAAAGTTTATGTGCGTTGATGCCTCATTCCAGTCGTTCGA contains:
- the LOC135155896 gene encoding uncharacterized protein LOC135155896, which codes for MVLGITLTGAVLTLMIVGVFFCRRRQTSVFSRLSASFGIRENTPIYVVPDNRNGNRDRSDEYMPLKHIQSQRSHDALPSTPSSEALYEDIDAVPEVGTYANMPSVENTHTPIVLDQLITYVTKKTNSESGFKEDFQASFVVLLFLFTTL